The Mucilaginibacter yixingensis genome window below encodes:
- the rplD gene encoding 50S ribosomal protein L4: protein MEVKVLNVSGKETGAKVQLPDAIFGIEPNDHAIYLDVKQFLANQRQGTHKAKQRNEIAGSTRKLYKQKGTGGARAGNIKSPLFNGGGRVFGPQPRDYSFKLNKKLKSLARKSALTYKAQESNVVVIEDFSFDAVKTKSYAKLIADLNVADVKTLLVLPAANNNVYLSSRNLKKAKVVTADQLNTYDVLNAGKLLLTTGAVKTLEEAFAK, encoded by the coding sequence ATGGAAGTAAAAGTTTTAAATGTTTCAGGTAAAGAAACAGGTGCCAAGGTGCAACTTCCTGACGCGATTTTCGGTATTGAGCCAAATGATCATGCTATCTACCTGGATGTTAAGCAATTCTTAGCAAACCAGCGTCAAGGTACGCATAAAGCTAAACAGCGTAATGAAATTGCTGGTTCTACCCGCAAATTATACAAACAAAAAGGTACAGGCGGTGCACGTGCCGGTAACATCAAATCACCTCTGTTTAACGGTGGTGGTCGCGTGTTCGGTCCGCAGCCTCGCGATTACAGCTTCAAACTGAACAAAAAGTTAAAATCACTGGCTCGTAAGTCAGCTTTAACTTATAAAGCTCAGGAAAGCAATGTAGTGGTTATTGAAGATTTCAGCTTTGATGCTGTAAAAACCAAAAGCTACGCAAAGCTGATTGCTGACCTTAACGTAGCAGACGTAAAGACTTTATTAGTATTACCTGCTGCTAATAACAATGTTTATTTATCAAGCAGAAACCTGAAAAAGGCTAAAGTAGTAACTGCCGATCAGCTGAACACTTATGATGTGTTAAACGCTGGCAAACTGCTGTTAACCACTGGTGCTGTTAAAACCCTGGAGGAGGCATTTGCTAAGTAA
- the rpsS gene encoding 30S ribosomal protein S19 translates to MARSIKKGPYIDHNLDKKVLVLNETNKKSVVKTWSRRSMISPDFVGHTFAVHNGNKFIPVYVTENMVGHKLGEFAPTRTFRGHAEKKK, encoded by the coding sequence ATGGCTCGTTCAATTAAAAAAGGACCGTATATCGATCATAACCTGGACAAGAAAGTTTTGGTTCTGAACGAAACCAACAAAAAATCGGTAGTAAAAACATGGTCACGCCGTTCCATGATCTCTCCAGATTTCGTTGGTCATACATTTGCAGTACACAACGGTAACAAATTTATCCCTGTGTACGTAACCGAAAACATGGTAGGACACAAGTTAGGCGAGTTTGCGCCAACCCGTACTTTCCGTGGTCACGCAGAAAAGAAAAAATAA
- the rpsC gene encoding 30S ribosomal protein S3 yields the protein MGQKAHPIGNRLGIIRGWDSNWFGGNNYSDKLVEDEKIRKYIAARISKGGVSKVVIERTLKRITITIHTARPGIVIGKGGQEVDKIKEELKKLTKKDVQINIFEIKRPELDAQLVAESIAKQLEARISFRRAMKTTIASTMRMGAEGIKVMTSGRLGGAEMARTEQYKEGRIPLHTFRADIDYALGEALTTYGKIGVKVWICKGEVYGKRDLSPNIGQTSSASGKGGRPEGAAGFGERGDRGDRRGGNDRRGGNNDRRGGGNNRGGNNRGGGQNRGGQGRR from the coding sequence ATGGGACAGAAAGCACATCCAATAGGTAACAGGTTAGGCATCATCAGAGGCTGGGATTCTAACTGGTTCGGTGGTAACAACTACTCCGACAAATTAGTTGAAGACGAGAAAATCCGCAAATATATTGCCGCCCGTATTTCTAAAGGTGGCGTATCTAAAGTGGTTATCGAGCGTACTTTGAAACGCATCACTATCACCATTCACACTGCACGTCCGGGTATCGTTATCGGTAAAGGCGGTCAGGAAGTTGACAAGATCAAAGAAGAGCTGAAAAAGCTTACTAAGAAAGATGTTCAGATCAACATCTTCGAGATCAAGCGTCCTGAACTGGATGCACAACTGGTGGCTGAAAGTATTGCAAAACAATTGGAAGCACGTATCTCTTTCCGCCGCGCAATGAAAACCACTATCGCATCAACTATGCGTATGGGTGCCGAAGGTATTAAAGTGATGACTTCTGGTCGTTTGGGCGGCGCCGAGATGGCACGTACCGAGCAGTACAAAGAAGGCCGTATTCCACTGCACACTTTCCGTGCCGATATTGACTACGCTTTGGGCGAAGCTTTAACCACCTATGGTAAAATTGGTGTTAAAGTATGGATCTGTAAAGGCGAAGTTTACGGTAAACGTGATTTATCACCAAACATTGGTCAAACCAGCAGCGCAAGCGGTAAAGGTGGTCGCCCAGAAGGCGCAGCCGGTTTCGGTGAGCGTGGCGACCGCGGCGACCGTCGTGGTGGTAACGACCGCAGAGGTGGTAACAACGATCGCAGAGGCGGTGGCAACAATCGTGGCGGTAACAACCGTGGCGGTGGCCAGAACCGTGGTGGTCAAGGTAGAAGATAA
- the rplB gene encoding 50S ribosomal protein L2 produces MAVKRFKPVTPGTRFRVGADNSDITTNVPEKSLVVSVNTRSGGRNHSGKMTMRYLGGGHKQAYRLIDFKRNKFDIPAKVATIEYDPNRSARIALLHFVDGEKRYMIAPAGLKVGMTVVSGESVAPEIGNTLPLKNIPLGSLIHAIELKPGQGAILARSAGTYAQLAARDGKYAVVKLPSGETRMILLTCLATIGIVSNAEKANEVLGKAGRNRWLGRRPRVRGVAMNPVDHPMGGGEGRASGGHPRSRKGLLAKGYKTRDKKKSSDRYIIERRKK; encoded by the coding sequence ATGGCAGTTAAAAGATTTAAACCGGTAACCCCGGGTACTCGCTTCAGAGTGGGTGCTGATAACTCTGACATTACTACCAACGTACCTGAAAAGTCGTTAGTAGTATCTGTAAACACACGGTCAGGCGGTCGTAACCATAGTGGTAAAATGACCATGCGCTACTTAGGTGGTGGCCATAAACAAGCCTACCGTTTGATCGATTTCAAACGTAATAAATTCGATATTCCTGCAAAAGTTGCAACTATCGAGTATGACCCTAACAGGTCTGCACGCATTGCACTGCTGCACTTTGTAGATGGCGAGAAAAGATATATGATCGCGCCTGCAGGTTTAAAAGTTGGAATGACAGTGGTATCAGGCGAAAGCGTGGCACCAGAAATTGGCAACACTTTACCATTAAAGAACATCCCTCTGGGTTCATTAATTCACGCAATTGAATTGAAGCCAGGTCAGGGTGCGATCCTTGCCCGCTCTGCAGGTACTTATGCGCAGCTTGCTGCACGTGATGGTAAATACGCGGTTGTTAAATTGCCTTCAGGCGAAACCCGCATGATCCTTTTAACTTGTTTAGCTACCATCGGTATCGTTTCTAACGCCGAGAAAGCTAACGAAGTGTTAGGTAAAGCAGGTAGAAACCGTTGGTTAGGTCGTCGTCCTCGCGTTCGTGGTGTAGCAATGAACCCGGTAGATCACCCTATGGGTGGTGGCGAAGGCCGTGCATCAGGTGGTCACCCACGCTCACGCAAAGGCTTACTGGCCAAAGGTTACAAAACCCGCGACAAGAAGAAATCATCTGATCGTTACATCATTGAAAGAAGGAAGAAATAA
- the rplC gene encoding 50S ribosomal protein L3 — MSGIIGKKVGMTSIFDAAGKNIPCTVIEAGPCVVTQVKSVETDGYAAIQLAYDEAKEKNTTAPLKGHFEKAGTTPKRKLVEFKTFEDEKSLGDTVTVEIFAVGDFVDVAGTSKGKGFQGVVKRHGFGGVGMQTHGQHNRLRAPGSLGASSWPSRVFKGMRMAGQTGNVRVKVQNLEVVKVFTEQNLLVVKGSIPGAKGSFVIVDK, encoded by the coding sequence ATGTCAGGAATTATTGGTAAAAAAGTAGGAATGACCAGTATTTTCGATGCGGCGGGAAAAAACATCCCATGTACCGTAATCGAAGCTGGGCCTTGTGTGGTAACACAAGTTAAGTCTGTAGAAACAGACGGCTACGCTGCTATCCAGTTAGCGTATGACGAGGCAAAGGAAAAAAACACTACTGCTCCTTTAAAAGGCCATTTCGAGAAAGCCGGCACTACCCCAAAACGTAAGCTGGTTGAATTCAAAACATTCGAGGACGAAAAATCATTGGGCGACACCGTTACTGTCGAGATTTTCGCTGTGGGTGATTTTGTTGATGTGGCCGGTACCTCAAAAGGTAAAGGTTTCCAGGGTGTGGTAAAACGTCACGGTTTTGGCGGTGTGGGTATGCAAACTCACGGTCAGCATAACCGTCTGCGTGCGCCAGGTTCTTTGGGTGCATCGTCATGGCCATCTCGCGTATTTAAAGGCATGCGCATGGCCGGTCAAACAGGTAACGTTCGCGTTAAAGTTCAGAACCTTGAAGTTGTTAAGGTTTTCACTGAGCAAAACCTGTTAGTAGTTAAAGGCTCTATCCCAGGAGCTAAGGGTTCATTTGTAATCGTTGACAAATAA
- the rplV gene encoding 50S ribosomal protein L22: MEATQKVKKSVLVKQQKEEAKAQQGGPAVAKLNDCPTSPRKMRLVVDLIRGKEVFAALSILKFTNKEAAIRVEKLLLSAINNWEAKNEGKRAEENGLFVKEVSVAGGRQLKRLRPAPQGRGYRIRKRSNHVTLVVDTKNVNN, from the coding sequence ATGGAAGCAACACAAAAAGTTAAAAAATCTGTGCTGGTAAAGCAACAGAAAGAAGAAGCGAAAGCCCAACAAGGTGGCCCTGCTGTTGCCAAGTTGAACGATTGTCCAACCTCTCCGCGCAAAATGCGTTTAGTGGTTGATCTGATCCGTGGCAAAGAGGTTTTTGCAGCATTAAGCATCTTAAAATTCACCAACAAAGAAGCCGCAATTCGCGTTGAGAAACTGCTCCTGTCGGCTATCAATAACTGGGAAGCTAAAAACGAAGGTAAACGTGCCGAAGAAAACGGCCTTTTTGTAAAGGAAGTTTCTGTAGCAGGTGGTCGTCAGTTGAAAAGACTGCGTCCGGCTCCACAAGGCCGCGGTTACCGTATCCGTAAACGCTCAAACCACGTAACACTTGTTGTGGATACTAAAAACGTTAACAATTAA
- the rplW gene encoding 50S ribosomal protein L23 codes for MEVLKKPLLTEKVAQLTEKLNRFVFKVDHRANKIQIKAAIEDMYGVTVVAVNTMKYSGKLKSRSTKAGVVSGRAATYKKAVITLKDGETIDFYNTL; via the coding sequence ATGGAAGTTTTAAAGAAACCTTTACTTACAGAAAAAGTAGCTCAGCTTACTGAGAAACTGAATCGCTTTGTTTTCAAGGTTGATCACAGAGCCAACAAAATTCAGATCAAAGCAGCTATTGAAGACATGTATGGCGTAACCGTAGTAGCGGTTAACACCATGAAATATTCTGGAAAATTGAAATCGCGCTCAACCAAAGCTGGTGTTGTAAGCGGCCGTGCGGCTACCTACAAAAAAGCGGTTATCACTTTGAAGGATGGTGAAACAATAGATTTTTATAACACTTTATAA
- the rplP gene encoding 50S ribosomal protein L16, which produces MLQPKRTKFRKMQKGRMKGNASRGAELSFGSFGIKSLEAAWITSRQIEAARIAVTRFMKREGQVWIRIFPDKPVTKKPAEVRMGKGKGAPEYWVAVVRPGRIIFEAEGVPMEVAKEALRLAAQKLPVQTKFVVRRDYAEA; this is translated from the coding sequence ATGCTACAGCCAAAAAGAACGAAGTTCAGAAAGATGCAAAAAGGCCGCATGAAGGGTAATGCCTCTCGCGGTGCAGAACTGTCTTTCGGTTCATTCGGTATAAAATCACTCGAAGCGGCCTGGATTACCAGCCGTCAGATCGAGGCTGCACGTATCGCTGTAACACGTTTCATGAAACGTGAAGGCCAGGTGTGGATCAGGATTTTCCCTGACAAGCCAGTAACTAAAAAACCGGCCGAGGTACGTATGGGTAAAGGTAAAGGTGCCCCAGAATACTGGGTTGCAGTAGTGCGTCCGGGACGTATCATCTTCGAAGCCGAAGGTGTGCCAATGGAAGTTGCTAAGGAAGCCCTGCGCCTTGCTGCCCAGAAGTTACCGGTACAAACCAAATTTGTAGTTCGCAGAGACTACGCAGAAGCATAA